The DNA region ATTAAtacatattattatttttagttaatactttaatttatttaaacaaTTAATAATATATCCAATGACTCTCAGTGATTAAAAGTTAAATCTCTAGATCATAAACTCAATACTATTTGATCATATTATGTGATTATGGATTTTTcttgagttatgatatatacacatctcTGCACTATTTTTCcacctttattttctattatttttcttttttctatcaatcaaatcacctatcacatttttactttctctcttctttcttcctccacctctccacaccttcaatataattattcaTTTTTCCTTCCTAACTTATATGTTAATGATCTTACCATTTGAGTTATTTTTATGACTTTTTCAAAATGGATTGATGTATTATATGATTTTCTATAACAAAATAGTCATAATCAAGGACAAATCTAGAAGGGTTGTATAGCCTTGTAGGTAGGGCGGCAGAGTGGACTATATTGAATTTTGGCTGAAAAATCAGACAACAAAGGAAATGGAGAAGAGGCACTTCGTGTTGGTTCACGGAGCGGGCCATGGCGCGTGGTGTTGGTATAAGGTGGCTGCTTTGCTGAAATCCGATGGACACCGAGTCACAGCTCTAGACATGGCGGCTTCCGGCATCCATCCAAAGCAGGTTCACGAGCTGAATTCAATTACAGAGTATTTTGAGCCGTTGATGGATTTTCTTGGTTCTTTGCCACAAGAGGAGCGAGTAATCCTGGTGGGTCATAGCATGGGCGGTGCTGGCATCTCTATGGCCATGGAAATGTTCCCCAACAAGGTTGCTGTTGCTGCGTTTGTTGCCGCTTTCATGCCTGGTCCTGATTTGAGCTATGTCACTCTCATCCAAGAGGTAAAGTAATTAACTAACATATATTCAATGGTTTCTTGAAAGAAGTTGCTATAGTTTATGGTGGATACAAGTTGTTATTCTTCTCTCTGTCTCTTATTTTTATCCTTTCATCacttgctaatttttttattttattttgtagcAGTGGCTACATGCTCGAAGATTGGATTCTAACTTGGACTCAAAGATGGTGTTTGATGAGAACTCCAATAGTAAACCAAATGGATCAGTGATATTCGGGCCGCAATTCTTAGCATCAAACTTTTACCAACTATCTCCACCTGAGGTATGTACGGATGTGTTTTTTTGGTCAACATGTATGTGTTTTAATCAATTTGATCACAAATAGTTTGCTAACTATACATACGAACCAGGACTTGATCCTCGCAACGTCGTTGATTAGACCCAATCGCAGGTTTGGTGATGAAGAACGGTTAAGAGAGGAAACAAGAGTCTCTAGAGACAGCTACGGAAGCGTAGCGAAAGTGTACATAATGAGCGAACAAGACAAAGTGATAAAGCCGGGTCTTCAATTATCAATGATTCAACGAAACCCTCCAGACGATGTTAAAGTGATTGCCGCTTCTGATCACATGTCAATGTTCTCTAAACCCAAAGAGCTCTTCTCCTACCTTCAAGAGATTGCCAACACCTATGATTAGCCGTTCATGACATGTTTGATTTCGCGATTCAAACATAATTTAACATAAGTTTACTTATAAATAAAACTTGTACTATCTTATAATTCGATGTAATTCTGTGTGTCGATTCGAGTTtacaaaattttcaattttgataaatttttgtcaattttatttttttaaagtgaaTCAGCTTAGTTAAGAGAATATCATAATTCTGTTACTCATAATTTGTAGCTATTTCTCACTTACACACACAAACACAGATATTTCAAGtagaaaactgaaaaactgtaataaaattcatttataataaaaacaggtagtttttttattttgtgaaaTGAAAAACAGGTAGATAAAcattccttttttttgttttgaatctGATATATGGTGTGAATCTTCTATTGATCTAGTTttgtatctatatatatatatatatatatatatatatatatatatacatgatCCAACATTCCTTGGATATCTGAAAAACAGCTGTGAGAATTGAACCAGAACTTGATCCTTGCAAAATCGTTGATGAGACCGAGTCACAGGTATGGTGATCAAGAACTATTACGAGAGGAAACAAGAGTCACCAGAGACAAGTACGAAAGCGTTGCGAAAGTGTACATAGTATGCGAACAAGACAAGGTGATAAAGTAGGGTCTTCAATTGTCAATGATTCAAAAAAACCCGCCTAATAACGATGTCAAAGTGATTGCTGCTTCTGATCACATACCAATGTTTCTTGTCAGCCCAAAGAGCTTGTCTCCTACCTTCAAGAGATCGCCAACACCTATGACCAGCTAGCCAATTATAACATGTTTGATTTCGCAATTTGAACGTAATTTAACATATATTtacttataaataaataaaacttgtATTATCTTATAATTTGATGTATTTATGTGTGCTGATTGGATACATTTTTGTCAATTTAGTTTCAAAAAGGTGAGTAAGCTGAGTTACTCCAATAGTTCGTGTTGGGTTTGAGTCGAATTATAATTTTAGAAGTTCATCAAAAGATGAGTTAGCAGtctaactcttttttttttattaatttgtaatgaGAGCCGGACTAACTCACTTTTACATGTTGGGAATGCACAGGATAacttttaataataaataaaaataaaaatattggcTAGAGAAGAATAACTACAAATATTCTATACAATAAAATAAATACACATTCCTTAGTTAATAGTGATTACTAGAAAATCAACTCCAAATTTTAGTGGAAATGAATAAGTCTGTTGGctgtttcaaaataaaaaagaataagtCTATTGGGGTTAGAGCTAAGAGAATATCATAATTCTGCTACTTATTATTTTGTAGCTAATTTCTCAGTCACACACAAACAcaacacaaaaataaaaaaatatagaatgtaacaataaaattataaaaaatataatagaatCAAAAAGTACCTAATGAGATATTTCAAGTAGaacaaccttgtcctcaaggatggGAAAATAAACTACCCAAGCAATAATAAAGATCCATTCAAGAAGTGTAGTGCTATGTGACCAAAGTCCATGAAAAGAGTACaagcagtgttattaaactcggacTTGATCAGCCGGCTTGACCGTATAACCGAGAACCGAACCCCTGACCGAACCAGTGAGttgctagttttttttttgtttgcatctatttatcaaaaaaaaaaagagaaagggcCCTAGGTTGGATTTGAACTCCTCCCCTCAAGGAAGGGGAATAACCTTACCACTAGGCTGGACTAATCTTTTGGTAATGCTTttacaatttattatattaattgaAATTCAAAAGCCCTTTTTCATTATCATGCCACATGATATTTTAGAATATGGATCTAAATaacaaactaaaaataaacttaaaaataGTAATAACTAACTTTAATTGGCCTGGTAACTTTAGGCCCCTAAAAAATGCAGCTATAGAAGCCCACTAACGATGCAACCCTCTACCATAAACATTTCTTGttgaattgataaaaaaaaattccttgtTGATAGGATTTTCTGAAAAACAGCTGTGAATTTTATTGAAACTGAATCAGCCATATAGGGCGGGAGTTAGAGAAAATAGGGATTCTGTTACTGACCATTTGTAGTTGATTACTTAAATAAATTGTCATTTTGCATTCATAGTAGCATTCACGATTAAGATCATGGATGTATTCTTTGAGCTGCCAAGAGGGAGGCCATTTTCCATTGAAGTAGGCTTCTTTGACACTGTCCTAGAGATTAAAGAGAAGGTGCAAAAGTATCAGGGCATTCCCATCTCAAAGCAAACTCTGATCCTCAAAGGTCAAGTTCTCCAAGATGATGGTGATGTTTGGAAGTATGAAATCCTTCAAAACTCACGCATTCAGCTAGTTGTCACTCCAGACTCAGACAAGCCGGCACTCATGGTCAAGAATGAGGAGTTTTCTTCATCACCCCCCACCAAAATTCATGATCATGAGTCAGATAACTGTGACAATGATGTGAGTATTCGACCATCAGCTACAACTTCAGCAGCAACTGTTGCTAACACTGGTCCAGGAGGGTCAAAGAAGTTGAAGGTTTGGGCCAAAAGTGGGACAAAGAAGATACCTGTAGAAGTGAATGCTTCTGATAATGTGGCGGAGTTAAGGAAGGAGCTGAATAAGTTACAGCAGAGGCTTCAGTTTCATCTTCCACAAGAAggttacttttttatttatgaacAAAATGTTATGAATGATGATAGGTCTTTTCGCTGGCACCATGTTAAGCAGGGCGACACCATTGAAATCTTCAACGGAAGTGTTACTGGTGGATCATAAAAATTGAACTGaccaatttttgtatttttcattGTGTTTAATAAAGGCAGTAGTGTTTTAGTGTTTTACCTATTCAACTTTGTTTTTAACTCAGCTTGGTAGTGCACCAAATTTGAATAAATGAAATATACCTTCATAAATTATAACTATGAATAATTAAATATAGAATCAATGTAAGTGAAAATTCAATACAAGACTTTTCTCAAATATATGGAAGCCTTTCAGAAATTTGAGAAACTAACTTCTACTTCTTTAAAGAGGACAAACTAATTGTAGTCAAACTCTCATGACTAGAAAAAACACCAACAAATGGTTGGTACTAGGTGATATTAAGCGTGATGTCCAATGGCTTTGCCGCAAAGCAGAGCATTATTGGGAATTCCATATTCATTGGCAAGGCTTTGCTGTGCATTCCATACTCTGAGATACACTTGTTGCCCAAGATATTGTCTTTCCCATATTGCAGACCTCAAATTCCACATACCTTGGTTATCCAAGGACACCAATATAGCAGTCCAAGAGTTTGGATACACCTACATTCATTTGAAGCACATCacaaaaagaaacaaacaataATAGGCACATTCtatatatacatagcatgtttggatcaacttctcttttatCCGAATTAAATCCCCGAATACAGAAGCAATTCGCAGAATCTTCTTCCCAGAATTGTTCAGACTCAATTCTAGAAgtgtttccaaacatgcacttagtgGTCTAAGTACTTTCCAGTTTCTACTAAAGAAAAGAGACGTTATCAGAAGGAATAAGACCGGTTCTTGTTTTGTTACCTGAGCAGTGTGTCTAGTCAGAGCATCCACTAGATTATAGGTACTTCTACTGGCATCTGTCCACTGGCCGAAACCATAGCTGCAATTAGAGCAATGACCATCATCAAAACTCCCTTAAGCCTAATTCTAAATTGCTTCAAGCAGCTAAAATAAAGATCAATCTAAGCAATCAAGGAAGCTGACATACCCAATAACCCAGAAATCATAACCATCAAGATGCCAAGATTGCATGGTATTTTCATTGTTCTGGTAAACAACCTCAATAAAATCGTGCAGAGAAGTTGGCAACACTGAAGTAGCTATGTATTCGGGACTATTAGAAGGGGCGCTTGGAAGTGAGCTGAAGATTCCGGCAATGTTGAAGTAATCAGCAAGTTTGAGAGGGGTATCAGGGTTAGCATAGGAAACCTTGTTAACAGCATAACGGAGCTTTCCATTAATCAAAGGTGCTGAATTAGCCAATTTGAATAATTTATTAGGAGTTATCTTCCCATAATGGAATGACCCTTGTGGGTTAGGCCTGGCAGCATTTGCTGTCAGATTCCATCTGCATGAATAATTGgttttaaacaaaattaaaatctaTAAATGGATCAAACTTTGAAGTAAACTCAAAAAGGCTTTTTCTTTTATCAGGTTTTCGGAATAACCTGTAGGTTCTAGCTTGCTTCATAGACCAGTCATAATTGTCAGCAGGGGGAGCAGGCAAGGATCCTGATGCGGCTGACTGAGAATTTTAGTGTAGCACTGAGGTTGTAGTGAGAACAGTCTTGGTAAATCTTGTTGAGGCAACGATGTAATAGTCCTTTGGAGGTTGATTTAAGGTTACTAACACAGAAACTGATTGGCCAACATGCACATCAAGCGAGTCGTATTCGTTCTGGATAGTGTGTGATCCTTCAACCTCAACTAGTTTTAGGGTATGTCCCTGAATTCTGAAGTTAATTGAGGTTGACAGACCAACATTTGAGATCCTGAACATATAGGTTTTTCCTGAAAGTAAAGTGAAAAAAATGTTGGTAAAAGCAATTTTGACAAAGTGGAATGTATCACTGAGAAATTGTGCATTGTTAAACTACATTCTCTAAGCACACAAAATTACCCTGGTTAACAGTGAAGGTAGAATGAGCCTGGCCATTGATAAGGAGGCCATCAGGAAAGGCAAGAGATTTCCCAGAATCCAATGTTTGGCTTAATGTCTGCAAACAACAAGACATTCAATGAATGAAATTGAAATGACAGGAAACAATgagaattttaattttcagtCTAATCTTAGGTTTATGGTGGAGTATTTTCCCAGCATAATACATGGAAAGGTATCACATAAGGCATGCATTCCTACCAATCACCAATAGTATGAATGATATTTTAAAGCAAGAACAATATTGTTACTCGTTTTAGCTGGTTTTGTACCAATCTTAATGTTACTTTACTATTTGTATgtggaaggaaaaagaaattctTAATGTTAGTTACCTTGTGGCTAGTTTTGTACCAATCACCAATGAGTAATGTAAAATCTCCATCAGGGTTTGGATAAGGGATTGGGATGACAGATCTATGAAGAACATTGAGAGCTCCAAACCCTCCAGAAGCTTTATGCATCTTAGTTGATGGAAAGTATGTATAAGTGCCAATCTGATCCTTGGCCTGAAACTTGTAAGTGTAATTTGAGTTTGGAGGAATGGGACAGTTAGTTCCTAAAACCCCATCTTGCCAAGAATTTTTCCTCTGCTTAATGCCATTCCTGTTTCATGACAACAATCTTAATTAAACCATATTCTGGAAGAAAAACTCAACCATATAACATGAACAATGACACAAGAAAGATTCAAATATGTTGAGGCTTTAAAGCAAATACCATGTGAGCAAGAATGGCTCATCCAGCTTGTTGATGAGGTTGAGAATCACGTTGTCATTAGTTACCAAGTCAAGTCTTGGACCAGGAAACTGACCATTGATCAGAATAACCTTCAAAACAGGAAGCATAAAAAAGTCAGCTTCAAAATCATCAAGAGATTCAAGAAAAGCTTATTGGCTACTCACTTGTTGAGGACTGCCCAGAGGAGAAAGAGTTCCATAAGTCACTGTCCATGTGTAGAACTTGTATGGATCTTCTGCTTTCACTAGAGACACATTTACCAAAGCAAGAACAACACAGAACACATGTAGCAAAATCAAACTAGTCCTTTCCATTGAGTCTGTctactgaaaatgaaaatggcAAGTAAAACACAGTGACATTAGTTCATGCttagaaaagaagagaaagaaactttctatAATAGGAAGCTACCAGATCTGGGTTGAGCTGAAAGTGTGACAGCCTTCAACACTGACAAGGTTTGGAGCATTAATATACTAGAAAAATGAACTGTGCATAGGAACCAACCATGATTGGATTAGCTAAATTTGGATTATTTTAATAATGATTTGAGGATTTTGTTTGTTGTCAAAGTTGCAAATTGATCATTCATTTTCGGCGCGGTAACGCGTTTGCGCGTTAGTTGCTTCCAGCTAAAAAGACACTGCCCTACCAAATTATGTCCAATTATACCATTTAAGATTATTAAAGTGTCACTTGAAGTTGTGTTTATGTGTAGTTTGCATTTTCTTCACCATTAAGGGTTGAACTTGGAAGCTGTTATGATTTTGGTGCCTTCTtaagttgtacattttttgtGGTACATAAAAATTGGTGTGAGTTTGTCTTCAGTTACGACTATTGATCATGACATGTTTTCGAGGCCATAAATCGCTGACCCACCAACATAACTCTTACTTTAGTAGCGGAACAGAGCATATACTAGTACTACCATATCAATATGTGTATAAGGAAACGCACTTTAAGTAAACTCTGTCATTGGAACATCTACTTATCAAGCATCTATAATTTTTGTCAATGAGAACAAAAGGGTATAAACCTAATTAAACTTTATGACAATGAAGAGGGAGACAACCTAATATAATTGTCAAAAGAGCACCGACAATGCcattgtttttttaatgtttcGAAGGGATTAGGATTTAGGAAGCTGCATCTATGACTATATCCATAATATTTAAAAGTGTTTTCAACTATGCCCATGTGAGGTACATAAAGACCACAGATAATgcattaaaaaaatttgaatcCATAACATATGTGAACAAAAATAAATAGATGCTCTGCTCGTAAAAGTTTACCAACACTCCAACAATGGATTGAGCGAGCGAAGAGGTGAATAAGGCTTCAAATGCATTTGTAAACTTTTCCAGTGTTTTGAAGGGTTGGTTACATATGTAGTATTTAATGCAAATGCATCCCCCTACTATACAATGCAGGAGCCCTTCAAAAGAACCCATTGCATACGTGTCTGCACCGCGCCCCTTCTCAAGTCCCTTTGTCCACGTGTCAGTGCTACGGAGATTCACTATTTTTGGTCCTTTATATTGGTCCTTTATATACCATTCCCACTTGCTTTGATTTACAAGTATCCCGCTCAAATTGAAATTGGAATTTCAACTCAATCATCAATATTATGTCTGACTCACTGAGATACATGAGGCATGGTACAGGTGCTAAGTTTGTCCCCTAATAACTCACCTTTAATTATTCTGCTTAAAAAATTCCTTATTCCCATCATCCATGTTCCACATACCTCTCTATAAATACACTTGCTTCCACATATCAGTTCTCCACCAACCATCTGTTTTCCAATTAACAACTTAGTTGCTATCATGGCTTCTCAATTCGATGATGTGATTAATCTTCGACCTGGGAAGGAGACATGGAGGATGCTGGTCAAGATCATACGCATCTGGTATAGCCAGGGCTATACTAATTCCAAATTACCATTATCTCTGGAAATGGTTGTAATGGATGCCAAGGTAATTTAGCTTTGACATATTTTTTTTGgctttgacatttttttttgaaagaaaagtaATTCGTTTCATTTCTATGTAAAGAAGATACCCTCCACACATGTGTCCAAGTCCATCTGTAATGTTTGGCAGTACAGAGATTATTGCACCGTTACTTGACACAAGGCAAAAAAGAATTTGCAACTATATATTGGTTGCCCATatacaaaattgaaaaaagcaACATGAACTGAAGCACCATAATAATATCTTTTGTGTTTAACCATAATTACTGAATCTATTTGGCAGGGGGATAAAATACATGTCATCATTAGGAAGACAATCATGTATAAATTTGAGACGACTCTTATTGACGGAAACGTCTATAGCATGTCCTATTTTGAGGTTGCTGACAATACTGGGTTGTTCAAACCAACTAAACACCCCTACAAAGTTAATTTCCAGTTTAACACTGAAGTCCGCCCAATGAACCAAAATCCCATTTCTGTTGATCCTTATTCGTTCGTCCCTCTTGCTGACGTGATGTCTATCACTTATGATACAAATTTTTTAATTGGTAAGAGTAATACAATTAATTTCCCAAAAATTTTAGGACATATCGggttaaataatttatattaataagTGCTTTGTTTCATTATCTTAGACGTCATTGGAATCCTCACTGTTGTTGGAACTGAGAGGGTGATTGAAAGTCATGGAAAGAAAACAAAGATGAATGTCATTGAAATTGACTCTTATGGGTATTTTTGGCTTAATCACACATACTTTAAATATCTATTTAACACactaattataatttaaaaagtaaaacCACTTACCATATATGTAGGGTCAAGATGGAGTGTGCCTTATTTGGACCCTATGTCGAAGATCTCAATCTGTTCCTTAATGGTGGTGAAATGGTGAACGTAGTTATTCTTCTCCAATTTGTCAAAGTCAAGACATGGCAAGGGaatttgtgtttgcaaaatGTGCATGGGGCTACAAAAATGTTGTTTAACCCCGCAGTCGACATAGCTGTGGCTGTCATGGAAAGGTATACTCATTAAATCCGGATTTTTTTACTATGGGTAACAATATTGtgacataattttttttcattgtgtTATTAGGTTTTCAGCAAGTAATGATACAGGATCGCAATCTCTAAGTCAGCTTCAAGATTCAAGCAAGGTTGTAGATGAAGAGGACTTCTTAATCTTAACCCCTCGAAAGACCATTGCGCAAGTCCATGACATGAAGGAGGTATCATTCTTTAATTTGTGAGGGATTATTGTTCGAAAATCATATCGTTGAATCTTTACATTTACCCTGCAGAATTCGGTGTGCATTGTATATGCCACTATCA from Lotus japonicus ecotype B-129 chromosome 2, LjGifu_v1.2 includes:
- the LOC130740796 gene encoding methyl jasmonate esterase 1-like, coding for MEKRHFVLVHGAGHGAWCWYKVAALLKSDGHRVTALDMAASGIHPKQVHELNSITEYFEPLMDFLGSLPQEERVILVGHSMGGAGISMAMEMFPNKVAVAAFVAAFMPGPDLSYVTLIQEWLHARRLDSNLDSKMVFDENSNSKPNGSVIFGPQFLASNFYQLSPPEDLILATSLIRPNRRFGDEERLREETRVSRDSYGSVAKVYIMSEQDKVIKPGLQLSMIQRNPPDDVKVIAASDHMSMFSKPKELFSYLQEIANTYD
- the LOC130740799 gene encoding ubiquitin domain-containing protein 7SL RNA1-like, which encodes MDVFFELPRGRPFSIEVGFFDTVLEIKEKVQKYQGIPISKQTLILKGQVLQDDGDVWKYEILQNSRIQLVVTPDSDKPALMVKNEEFSSSPPTKIHDHESDNSTTSAATVANTGPGGSKKLKVWAKSGTKKIPVEVNASDNVAELRKELNKLQQRLQFHLPQEGYFFIYEQNVMNDDRSFRWHHVKQGDTIEIFNGSVTGGS
- the LOC130740798 gene encoding uncharacterized protein LOC130740798, with amino-acid sequence MASQFDDVINLRPGKETWRMLVKIIRIWYSQGYTNSKLPLSLEMVVMDAKGDKIHVIIRKTIMYKFETTLIDGNVYSMSYFEVADNTGLFKPTKHPYKVNFQFNTEVRPMNQNPISVDPYSFVPLADVMSITYDTNFLIDVIGILTVVGTERVIESHGKKTKMNVIEIDSYGVKMECALFGPYVEDLNLFLNGGEMVNVVILLQFVKVKTWQGNLCLQNVHGATKMLFNPAVDIAVAVMERFSASNDTGSQSLSQLQDSSKVVDEEDFLILTPRKTIAQVHDMKENSVCIVYATISYVEEGMDWLYTACKCNKKVYPDEKMYFCEVCNRHVVHVIPM